Proteins encoded within one genomic window of Macaca fascicularis isolate 582-1 chromosome 16, T2T-MFA8v1.1:
- the ARL16 gene encoding ADP-ribosylation factor-like protein 16 isoform X3 translates to MGPIWSSYYGNCRSLLFMMDASDPTQLSASCVQLLGLLSSEQLAEASVLILFNKIDLPCYMAMEEMKSLIRLPDIIACAKQDITTAEISAREGTGLAEVLAWLQATHRANG, encoded by the exons ATGGGCCCCATCTGGTCCAGTTACTATGGAAACTGCCGTTCTCTCCTG TTCATGATGGACGCCTCTGACCCCACCCAGCTCTCCGCATCCTGTGTGCAGCTCTTAGGTCTCCTTTCTTCAGAACAGCTCGCAGAAGCATCGGTGCTGATACTCTTCAATAAAAT CGACCTACCCTGTTACATGGCCATGGAGGAGATGAAGTCATTAATCAGGCTTCCAGACATCATTGCTTGTGCCAAGCAGGACATCACCACGGCAGAAATCAGCGCCCGTGAAGGCACTGGCTTGGCAGAGGTGCTGGCCTGGCTCCAGGCCACCCACAGAGCCAACGGTTGA
- the ARL16 gene encoding ADP-ribosylation factor-like protein 16 isoform X2 produces the protein MCLLLGATGVGKTLLVKRLQEVSSRDGKGDLGEPPPTRPTFMMDASDPTQLSASCVQLLGLLSSEQLAEASVLILFNKIDLPCYMAMEEMKSLIRLPDIIACAKQDITTAEISAREGTGLAEVLAWLQATHRANG, from the exons ATGTGTCTCCTGCTGGGGGCCACGGGCGTCGGGAAGACGCTGCTGGTGAAACGACTGCAGGA GGTGAGCTCCCGGGATGGGAAGGGCGACCTGGGGGAGCCGCCCCCGACACGGCCCACG TTCATGATGGACGCCTCTGACCCCACCCAGCTCTCCGCATCCTGTGTGCAGCTCTTAGGTCTCCTTTCTTCAGAACAGCTCGCAGAAGCATCGGTGCTGATACTCTTCAATAAAAT CGACCTACCCTGTTACATGGCCATGGAGGAGATGAAGTCATTAATCAGGCTTCCAGACATCATTGCTTGTGCCAAGCAGGACATCACCACGGCAGAAATCAGCGCCCGTGAAGGCACTGGCTTGGCAGAGGTGCTGGCCTGGCTCCAGGCCACCCACAGAGCCAACGGTTGA
- the ARL16 gene encoding ADP-ribosylation factor-like protein 16 isoform X1, giving the protein MCLLLGATGVGKTLLVKRLQEVSSRDGKGDLGEPPPTRPTVGTNLTDIVAQRKITIRELGGCMGPIWSSYYGNCRSLLFMMDASDPTQLSASCVQLLGLLSSEQLAEASVLILFNKIDLPCYMAMEEMKSLIRLPDIIACAKQDITTAEISAREGTGLAEVLAWLQATHRANG; this is encoded by the exons ATGTGTCTCCTGCTGGGGGCCACGGGCGTCGGGAAGACGCTGCTGGTGAAACGACTGCAGGA GGTGAGCTCCCGGGATGGGAAGGGCGACCTGGGGGAGCCGCCCCCGACACGGCCCACG GTGGGCACCAATCTTACTGACATCGTGGCACAGAGAAAGATCACCATCCGGGAGCTGGGGGGGTGCATGGGCCCCATCTGGTCCAGTTACTATGGAAACTGCCGTTCTCTCCTG TTCATGATGGACGCCTCTGACCCCACCCAGCTCTCCGCATCCTGTGTGCAGCTCTTAGGTCTCCTTTCTTCAGAACAGCTCGCAGAAGCATCGGTGCTGATACTCTTCAATAAAAT CGACCTACCCTGTTACATGGCCATGGAGGAGATGAAGTCATTAATCAGGCTTCCAGACATCATTGCTTGTGCCAAGCAGGACATCACCACGGCAGAAATCAGCGCCCGTGAAGGCACTGGCTTGGCAGAGGTGCTGGCCTGGCTCCAGGCCACCCACAGAGCCAACGGTTGA